The sequence TTCGAACTCCCCCGCGCCCACATGCAGGCGATACCGGGTACCCACCTTCGAGAGCAGCTCTTGGAAGAACCGGTGGCGCTCCGGGTGCAGGCGGACGTCCCAATTCCCGACGAATGCGACGTCGATGGGGCGTTCACGCCCCGGATCAAACGAGGAGACCCGCTCGCGGGCGCCTTTGTAGTACAAGGGACAATAGGCGACATCGTTCGTCGATCCCCTCCGAATGAAATATTCCACGGAGCCCTGGGTATCCAAGTAGACACGGTCGAACACGTGCGAGAAGTCCCATGCCCAGGAATTGAGATGGAAATGCGTGTCGTGGAAATAGGCCACGGAGGGGATCCCCAAGTGGTCGAGATCAAGGAGCGAATCGCAGAGGGCCCACCCGTGGAGGAAGAAAGCCACGGGGCGATCCTGCCCCTTCCCCACGGACTCCAGGATGGAGGGCAGATGATAGTTGGCCAGGGTGGCCGGGGCGGCCTGAATCTGGAGGTAGGCGATTCGATAGAACTTTTCCAGCGCGCGGGAAAGATCGTCCGGCCAGAAAGCCCAAAGGAGTACGGGCTTGGAAGCGGGCCTGTGGGCGGCTGACGAGGTCAAGTCGTTCCCATTGACCCCCAAGCCCTACACGACCGGGTCCACGTCCATCAGGCGGGCGGGCGGACCGGCCGGAGGGGCCTTCGTCTCCTGGCAGGCTTGGAATAGACCCTTCGGGGTGAAGAAAGCAAAATGGGTATCGGGGCCGAGTGACACCATGTCGCCGTCCGTCAGGGGCTTCTGTTCCCGAGGGGCGAGCCGCTTCCCGTTCAAGAACGTTCCATTGGTTGAGGTCATCTCGACGAGATTGGCCGTCCCCGCCGCAGGACCCGCCAGGAGATACGCGTGATGTTTGGAAATCGTACTGGCCGCAATCGGGAGGTCGCAATCCTCTCCCCGTCCCACAAACACGCGGTCGCCCGCAATGAACGCCCCGGTTTCCTTGCGAACCACCTTGAAGACTTCGCATTTCGGATCGGGACGGAAGGTCGAACGAGATACGCCCAAGCTCGCCCGCTCTTGGTATGCGGTGCGGGCGGCCAACTTCGAAGCCACCACTTCGCGCGGCACTCTCACAAGAAACGGGTGCTTGAACTCGGCAAGCACCTGCTCCTCGGACTTTCCCGTCAGCGCTTGTTTGTAGGTTGCCAGTGTATCCATGGGCCTCCCGATCCGTGTTCCGTTACCAGACTACTTGACCTCCTTCAAGCCCACGAGGGTGTAGCCGACGCTCAACGTGGATGAGGCAGACGCGCATCCGGACTCGAGGCTGCCAGGATTTCCTGAGAGGGACCATCCCGATCCACTGGCTCCACCTGCATCGGCACAGAGCACTTTTGCCGTGCCGGCGGTTCCCACGGCGCTCAGTCTACTGAACCCCGAGATGATGGCGACTTTGTTGTACGCCTGAAAATTGAGCTTTCCGTCCGGATCCGCCCCGATGTAAAAGAATTGAATGTTGTTGTTGGTGGACACATTGACGTCTGTCGCCTTGGTCACCATCGGCCTTGCATCCACCGCGTAGATCGTTTTGGCGGCGTCCTCTTTGATGGAGTAGAGCTCGAGGCGGAAATCCATCTTGGGGAGGTTGAGGACGTAGGTTTCCCGCAGGACCGTCTCGCTCACTTTGTGGGGCACCGGCGCGAGGCGGGCGGGCGTGGGCGTGATCGCGTTTCCGTTCTCGTCCCTGACCGGCTCCTGGCCATCGGCCGGAGTCTGCCCATACAGAAAGCCCTCGGGGTTCAAGACCAGGTCCAAGACAAACTGCACTTTGTTTTCCAAATCGGCCTGGGTGATCGTGAATGCCTTCTGGAATCTGAAGACACCCTTGGTGAGGCTCTGTCGAACGATCATCTCCTGGGAAGATCCCGGTGTGCCCGCCAGATTGTCCGGCTGCGTAAAGAAAACCGAACTCGTCCCCGTGCCGCTCTGGAGGATCACCGGGCCATCCTTGGTCACCAGCGTTCGACCATCGTTCATGGTGAGTTCGGCGTTGATCTTGGCGGCGGGCGCGTCTTCGACGATCGCCCAGACGTAGTCGCCGGCCACACAGGATGAGCCGGTCCCGGAACCTTCTGTTCGACCATCGTCCCGAGTTCCTTCCGTTGATCCCGTTGTCTCCTTCGGGCAGTCGCCGGGGCAGACGAAAGGGTACTCGCCTTTGTCCTTCTCGCACACCCCGTTGTTGTTGCAGTATCCGCTCTGAGTCTGCCTTTCGGGGGCCGCAGTTGTGGTGCAGGGCGCCAGCTCGGTCTTGATGTTCTGAAGCCTATTTAGATCATTGGGGTCGATGACGCTCACGAACTTCGCGTCGTCCGCCTTGGCGTTGTCACCGTTGTAGTTCTCCCAGTAACTCAGGCCCTTGGAGGTTTGTTCGGGATCCATATGCAGGATGATGCAGTTCCTGAATGCGTTGTTGATTTGGTGCCCCGACCCTCCCACCGTGGCCCCCTCCTCCTTGCAGATCAGAATGCGCAGAACGTAGGCCCGCAGGGATTTGATCTGGGCTCCGAGGGACTGGCCCTGCACCTTGGAACTTGAGGATTGCCGCCGCGGCAACGCCTCTTCGAAGGCTCCAGACCCGACCCAATCCCAGAAGCGGGGGGGCGCGCCGGGAAGAGGCTCGAGAGTCGCGTTACGGACATTGGTTGTGATGAGGGCCTTGGTCGGGATGACGACCGGTTCGGGCGGTTTCGTCACCGGCGGTTCAGGCGGCTTCACGACGGGAGGCGGCTCGGTCTTGGTTGTATCGGTTTGCGTGGTCGTTGAGGTCGGTTGCGTAGTCGGCGCGGCCGGCTCCTCAGCTGGCGCGCTTGGCGTTGTGGTCTGCGTCGTTTTCGGCTCGCTTCCTCCACAACCGCCGGGCGATGCAGCCACATTGAAGACAAACAAGGTAACCAATATTCCGATGGGAGCAATCCAACGCTTGGTGCTCATGGTGTCCTTCCTTTCGGTCGGCTAAGGCTGGCTGTCAGCCAGCGAGACTTCGTTGAAGGTCAGTGGAGAAAGACTTTCAAACCAGACATCCCCTGCGGTGAAGCGCGGTCCGGCCGGATGCATGAGAAAGTCCAGATCCTCTGCTTTCATGACGCGAAGGCCGGAATTGCCGGAGCAGTCCCCTGAGCCGGAGCAGGAGGCGACGGCGGAATAGTTCGAAGGGTTGAGGAGCAAGTCGGCAGTACCCGAATTGATGTCCTTGTACCCGATACCCTTGAAGCCGGCCGCCGGATTTCCCCGGATGGTGTGAAGGAGAGTGGAATCTCCGATCTTGTGCTTGTACAGATTCCCCACCGCGCCTTGGTAATCCGTCACCTGACTGAAGACTCCATCTGAATTGACGGTTCCGGCAATCCGAACCCTCGCATGTCGGTTGTAGGCGGTTTGGACGTTTTCGTCCGGTTGGGGATTGTCGTAGTCCTGATTCTTCTGTTCATATCGAAGAACGCCCATCTGGGTATCAAGATGAAACGTGTAGGCGTCATTCTTGTCGCTCTCCTTGATGAATCTACCCGCACCCACTGCAAGCCCTTCTCCGTCTTTGAGCAGGAGCTGAAGGTTCAGTGATTCGCCCTGGATGACGGTAACAATCTGAAGGCTTCGATCCCAGGCTCCCGTCTTGCCAAACGCAGAGGGTGAGGAGGCGGTGATGGTGACCTGGATCGGCTGGGCGGGAAAATTGGGGACAAAATTATCCGGGAAGCATTCGGAGTCGGCGGGGTTGACGGTGGCCGTTCGCGATGAGCCATTGTAGGTCAGGTCGGGCACGGCCTTTTCCGCAAGGCACACGAAGCCGCGGGTTAGGAGCATCCGGCCCAGGGGACTTTCCGGCCCCGTGCCGGGTTGCTTTAGAACGCAATAAAACAGCGCCGGCGCGTATTTCGGGTCAAGGTCCGGGAGCGGAATTCCCGAAGCATCCAGCGGCGATGCGCCATCCGTGCACGTCGGTTCGAGTTGGACCGGATATCGGAACATGCCGGGCAACGAGGCGCGAGGGGGCGCGCCCGGGAGGGGCTCCAGCGAGGCGCCACGCGCGGTGCTTCCTCCGATCAGACTCGACCCGCCGGCGGTCATGGAGGTCGTCACCGCGTTCGTCACTTTCAAGAGCACGTCGCTCGCCTTCGAGGGCTTTGGGGGCGCTACGGAGGTCGTCCCGGTAGTCGGGGTCGTTGGAGTCGTCGCTTCGGGAATAGCGGCTTGATCGCTGCCGGTGGTCGCCGTGGACGTGCCGGTCGCCGTGGCGGGCGAGCTCTCCTTCTCGCTTCCCCCGCATCCGCCGGGTCCTGCTGCAACCCCAATGGCGAAAACGCCGGACAGGAGAAGGCCTGTTGTGAAAGTTTTTCGCATAACCTATTTGATCTCCTTCATGGTAACCAATGTGTAGCTGGTATCTATCGTTGACGCCAGTGAAGCGCAACCGGCCGCGGGAGTGCCGCCGACACCGGCCAGATTCCATCCTGTACCTTCTCCGGAGGCGGTCAAGTCACTACAAATAACTTTGGCCTTCCCTGTCGCCCCTTCGGCTGCCAGCCTCGTGAATCCGGAGATGATCGGGGTTTTCAGAGGGTTCTGGAAATCGATCTTATCATCCGCGTTCGGCACCACATAGGAGATGGCCGTGTCGGCCAGTGCGGCGGTGGTATCCTTTGTGGCGATCACTCGAAGATCCACGGCATAGATGGTCTTCGCCG comes from Nitrospirota bacterium and encodes:
- a CDS encoding FHA domain-containing protein, whose translation is MDTLATYKQALTGKSEEQVLAEFKHPFLVRVPREVVASKLAARTAYQERASLGVSRSTFRPDPKCEVFKVVRKETGAFIAGDRVFVGRGEDCDLPIAASTISKHHAYLLAGPAAGTANLVEMTSTNGTFLNGKRLAPREQKPLTDGDMVSLGPDTHFAFFTPKGLFQACQETKAPPAGPPARLMDVDPVV